One Planctomycetota bacterium genomic window, GCGTGCAGGACGACGCGATCGGCGAGCATGACGCGGTCGTATAGCACGACACCGGGAAAGAGCCGGCAGTTTTCGCCAATCGCAACGTCCGAGCCGACCGTGACGTTCGCGTGCAGAACAGTGCCCCGGCCGAGCCGTGTGCGGGCACCGACGACGCAACCCGGCCCGATCGCCACGCCCTCGGCCAGCTCTGCCGAGTCGTCGACCACGGCTGACGGATGGACGCCGGCTGCCGGAGCAGACGGCGGCGTGTGGAACAGGTCGAGCACGCGATCGGCCGCGTGTCCTGCGTCGTCGACGACGATCGCGAAGCCCGCCGAATGCTCGACGTCGGCCAGCGACGCGCTCACCAGCAGCACGCCGGCCTTGGTCGACTTGGCCTGGGCGACATATCGCTCCTCGGCGAGGTAGCTCAGCTCACTCGGCCCGGCGTCTTCGAGCGTGTTGACACCGGTGACCTCCAGCGTCGGTAGGTCTTCGCGGGCGACTTCCAGATGCTGCGCGATGTCGGCGAGCGGGATCATCGAATCGAACGCCGAAATCTCACTGACCC contains:
- the lpxD gene encoding UDP-3-O-(3-hydroxymyristoyl)glucosamine N-acyltransferase, producing MIPLADIAQHLEVAREDLPTLEVTGVNTLEDAGPSELSYLAEERYVAQAKSTKAGVLLVSASLADVEHSAGFAIVVDDAGHAADRVLDLFHTPPSAPAAGVHPSAVVDDSAELAEGVAIGPGCVVGARTRLGRGTVLHANVTVGSDVAIGENCRLFPGVVLYDRVMLADRVVLHANVAIGCDGFGYRFDGQAHRKIAHVGTVVIEDDVEIGASTTIDRGKFAETRIGAGTKIDNLVQVAHNVRIGKACILCANVGVAGSTVLGNGVVLAGGAGVRDHVTLGDGVTVAAFSAVPNDVKAGETVVGAPAVPQRDFLREQGALRKLPDMMKQVRGVLKGFKK